A segment of the Candidatus Methylomirabilota bacterium genome:
ATGATCATCGTCATGGTGAACTTCACGGTGGATCTCCTCTATATCTACCTGAACCCGCAGATCCGGGTGCGCTGAGCGCGCCATGTCCATCGGGACGCTCGCCCCGCCGCTGGAGGCCGCCGCCCTCGCGCGCCCGGCCGAGGGCTCGCGCGTCTGGCGCAAGCTCGTCCGCAACCCCGCCGCCCTCGCGGGCGCGCTCGTCCTTTTGGTGGTCGTCGGGGCCGCGGTGTTCGCGCCGTGGGTGGCGCCGCAGGATCCGACGCGGCAGAGCCTGATCCGCCGCTTCATCCCGCCGGTGTGGGCGGACGGCGGCAAGGCCGCCCACCTGCTCGGCACCGATCAGGTCGGGCGCGACATCCTCAGCCGCATCATCTACGGCGCGCGCGTGTCCCTCCTGGTCGGGGTCTCCGCGGTGGCGGTGAGCCTCACCGTCGGGGTGACGCTCGGCCTCCTCGCGGGCTTTCTCCACGGCCGCGTGGACACCGTCATCACGACGGTGGTGGACGTGTGGCTGTCGTTCCCGCAGCTCCTGCTCGCGCTCGCCTTCGTGGCCGCGCTGGGTCCCAGCCTCACCACCATCATCGTGGTCCTGGGCTTCACCGGCTGGGAGCGCTACACGCGGGTGGTGCGCGCGGAAGTGCTGGCCCTGCGCGAGAAGGACTTCGTCGAGGCCGCCCGCGCAATGGGAGCGTCGGCGACCCGCACCATCATGCGGCACCTTCTCCCGAACACCTTCTCGTCCATCATCGTCCTCGCCACCCTTCAGGTCGCCCAGGCCATCCTGCAGGAGGCGGCGCTGTCATTCCTCGGCGTGGGTACGGGCAGCGCGTACCCGACCTGGGGCCAGATGATCGCGCTGGGCCGCGACTTCGTGAGCGTCGCGTGGTGGCTCCCCACGTTTCCCGGGCTCGCCATTCTCGTCACCGTCCTCGCCATCAATCTCGTGGGCGATCGGCTGCGGGATGCCCTCGACCCGCGGATCGGCTAGGAGTACAGTGCCGCCATGAGCATCCCTGCCCCCGCCCGCGCCAGCGCTGACGTCGGCCTCATCGGCCTCGCCGTGATGGGCGAGAATCTCGCGCTCAACATTGCGGACCACGGCTATCGCGTCGCCGTGTACAACCGGACGACCGCGGTGACCGAGAAGTTCCTCTCCCAGCACCTCGACACGCCGGGCGGGCTCGTCGGCGCCGCCGCCCTGCCGGACTTCGTGACCGCGCTCCGGAAGCCGCGGAAGATCATCGTGCTGGTGAAGGCCGGCCCGCCGGTGGACGCGATCGTGGAGCAGCTCCTGGGCGCGGGCGTGGAGCCCGACGACATCGTGGTCGACTGCGGCAACAGCCAGTGGACCGACACCATCCGCCGCGAGAAGCAGTACGCGGCCGGGTGCCGCTTCTTCGGCTCCGGCGTGAGCGGCGGCGAGCTGGGCGCGCGCTTCGGCCCGTCGATGATGCCGGGCGGCCATCCCGAGTCCTGGCAGCATCTCCGTCCCATCTGGGAAGCCGTCGCCGCCAAGGTGGATGCGCGCACCGGGGTGCCGCTCGAGGACTACGCGCCGGGCAAGCCGGTGACGGGCGGCGAGCCCTGCACCGCCTACATCGGCCCCAACGGCGCCGGCCATTACGTGAAGATGGTCCACAACGGGATCGAGTACATCGACATGCAGCTCATCTCGGAGGCCTATCACCTCCTCTCGACGCTGGGCGGCATGAAGCCGGACGCGCTCTCCGAGACCTTCGCGGAGTGGAACCGCGGCGAGCTCTCCTCCTACCTCATCCAGATCACCGCCGACATCCTGCGCCAGCGCGATCCCGCCAATCCCCGTCGCTTCTTCGTGGACGCGGTGCTGGACGCCGCCGGCCAGAAGGGCACGGGGAAGTGGACGAGTGTGAGCGCGCTCGACATGGGCATCCCTGCCAACGCCATCGCGGAGGCGGTGTTCGCCCGCTGCCTCTCCGCCCTCAAGGAGGAGCGGGTGGCGGCGTCCAAGGTGCTCAAGGGCCCGCGCGCGCCCTATCGCGGGTCGAAGAACAAGTTGACGGAGTCGGTGCGCCGCGCCCTCTACTCCTCCAAGATCTGCGCCTACGCCCAGGGCTTCCAGCTCATGCGCGCGGCTCAGGACGAGTACAAGTGGACGCTCGACTTCGGCACCATCGCCGCGATCTGGCGGGGCGGCTGCATCATCCGCGCGCGCTTCCTCCAGAAGATCACCGACGCCTACCGGCGCGATCCCAAGCTCGTCAACCTCATGCTGGATCCCTACTTCAAGCGCGCGCTCGCCTCGGGTCAGGACGCGTGGCGCGAGGTGGTGAGCCTGGCGGCCAAGCACGGCATCCCCGCCCCGGCGTTCAGCAGCGCGCTCGCCTACTTCGACGGCTATCGCGCCGCGCGGCTGCCCGCGAATCTCCTCCAGGCGCAGCGCGACTACTTCGGCGCGCATACCTACGAGCGGGTGGACGCGCCGCGCGGGAAGTTCTTCCACGTGGACTGGCCGGACCCGAAGCGCCCGCAGCTGCCCGTCTGATCGCCGCGTGGCCGCGCCGCTGACGTTCGGCACCAACCGCTTCGGCTTTCCCGACCCGGCCCGCCTCGCCGCCACCTGCCGCGACGCCGAGGCGGCGGGCTTCGATCATCTGTGGTTTCCCGACAGCCAGCTCCGCAACGGCGACGTGTTCGTCAACGTGCTGACCGCGGCGCAAGCCACGCGACACGCCAAGGTGGGCACGCTGCTCGTGAACCCGGTGACGCGCCATCCCAGCGTGATCGCCGCGAGCGCGGCGGCCGTGGACATGTACGCGCCGGGACGGGTCTTCCTCGGTATCGGCTCCGGCGACACCGCGGTGTGGCAGGTGGGGCTACGCCCCGCGCGCCTCGCCGAGCAGGAGGCCGCGGTGAAGATGATCCGCGCGCTCCTGGCCGGCGAGGGCGTGCCGCTCGGCTGGACCGCGCCGTCCCGCCTCCAGACCCCGCGTCCGGTCCCGGTCGTCGTGGCGGGCAGCGGGCCCAAGACCCTCCGGATGGCCGGTCGCTCGGCGGACGGCGTGGTGATCCGCATCGGCGCCGATCCCGCCCTCGTGCAGTGGGGCTACGACGAGTTCTGCGCGGGCGCGCGCGAGGCCGGGCGCGATCCCGCCACGCTCTGGGTGGCCGGACACTTCCACACCGTGCTCAGCGACGACGTGGATCTCGCCGAGGCGCGGGGGCGCGTGATGGCGGCCGGCTACTACGAGGTGAACCGTGGCACGTGGGAGCGCCTGGGCCTCCGGTGGCCGTGCGCTCCGATCGAGCGCATCCTCGAGGAGGTGCGCCCCGACTTCCATCACGCCTACGACATGGCGCTGGCCGCCAAGCACGTGGAGGCGATTCCGGTGGAGGTCGCGCGGCGGTTCTGCCTCATGGGCTCGGCCGCCGATGTGCGCCTGCAGCTCGAAGGGCTGGTCGAGCGCGTTCCCTGGATGCGGCACGTGATTCTGCAGCCGAACATGCCGGGCCCGAGCTTCATCGAGGCCTGCGGCGCCGAGGTGCTGCGCGCGTTCAGATAGCCCTCACCCAGCCCCGTAGAGCCGCATCGCCCGCCGCACCTCGCCCAGCGTCGCCGCCGCAACCGCCCGCCCCCGCGCCGTCCCCTCATGGAGCACGCGCCCCACGGCGGCGCGATCCCCAGCCCACTCCGCGCGTCGCCGTCGAATGGGCTCGAGCAGCGCCTCGAGCACCTCGAGCAGCCGCCGCTTGACGACGGTGTCGCCGAGACCCCCGGCGCGATAGCGTTGCTTGAGGCGCGCGACCTCCGCCGGGTCGGGATCGAAGGCGTCGAGGTAGGCGAAGACGGGATTCCCTTCCACCGTCCCCGGATCTTCCACGCGGACATGCTTGGGATCGGTGAACATCCCGCGCACGCGCGCCGCCACGACGTCCGGAGGGTCGGAGAGGTTGATCACGTTGCCGAGCGTCTTGCTCATCTTGGCGTCGCCGTCCGTGCCGGGCAGGCGCGACACCGCGCCCAGCAGCGCCTCGGGCTCGATCAGCACCGGCCCGGCCTCGCCCGGGTACAGGCGGTTGAAGCGCCGCACGATCTCCGCCGCCACCTCGATCATCGGGAGCTGATCGTCCCCCACGGGCACGAGATGCGCCTTAAACGCAGCGATGTCGGCGGCCTGGCTCACCGGATAGACCAGGAAGCCCGCGGGCACGTCGGCCTCGAAGCCCTTCTGCCGCATCTCGTCCTTCACGGTGGGATTGCGCTGCAGCCGTGCGACCGTGACCAGGTTCAGGAAGTAGAAGGTCAGCTCGGCCAGCTCGGCCACCTGGCTCTGCACCACGACCGTGGCGACGGCGGGGTCGATACCCACCGCGAGGTAGTCGAGCGCCACCTCGGACACGTGCTCGCGGATCTGCTCGGGCGCGTCCACGTGATCGGTGAGCGCCTGAAGATCGGCGATCAGCACGTAGGTGTCGTGCTCGCGCTGGAGCGCGACCCGCTGCTTCAGCGAGCCCACGTAGTGCCCGAGATGCAACGGGCCAGTTGGCCGGTCGCCGGTGAGAATCGTCTTCCGCATGATCCCCCTCCCCAAAATGACGAGAACCGCCGGCCTCGACTCGAGCGGCGGTTCTTGGAGACCAGGGGCCGCCTGTCGAGGCAGCCCCTGACAGAGATCGCGTCGCGCTAGGGGGCCGCCGTGCTCGGCGGCCAGCACCAGGACATCCGCATCACGTGCGACATGGGAGGCATCGTATCACTCCTACCCTCTTTTTCTCTTGACACGTTTCGCCCACCTTTGAACAGTCACGCGGTCGACCGCCGCCGCGACGCATCTGAGTGCGCACGACTGTCGCCACGGCGAAACTTCGAGCGCGGAGCCGTCGAACATCATTCTTGGCTCCGCAAACTCTCGACCTGGCGGTCACACCGCGACGTCGAATCGGCAGTATAGAGTCGACACAGACCAAGGAGACAAACCATGCCGACTCTCATGCCCACTGTCCAACCGGCGCATCCGCAGGTCGCCGCGCTCGAGCTTCTCGGCGACGAGATCGCCGAACTGTCGGCGCGGCTCGATGCCGCCACCGCGCGCCTCCTCACCCTCATCCGCGAGTTCGATGAGCGCCGCGGCTGGAACACCGGCTTCCGCTCCTGCGCCGAGTGGCTGAGCTGGCGAGTCGGCCTGGAACCGGGGGCAGCACGCGAACGCGTACGGGTTGCTCACGCGCTCGCGAACCTTCCCCTCCTCAGCGATGCCTTGGCGCGAGGCGAGCTGTCCTATTCGAAGGTACGGGCGTTGACCCGTATCGCGACGCCTGAGACGGAAGTCCGGTTGCTCACGGTGGGCCGAGCCGGGACCGTCGCACATGTGGAGCGCATCGTCCGAGGCTGGCGTCGGGTTGACCGCCTGGCCGAGGCGCGCGAAGCCGGAGTGCAGCAGCGGAATCGCGCGTTCCACACGCACTATGACGACGACGGCATGCTCGTCATCCATGGACGCCTCGCCCCCGAGGTCGGAGCGCTGCTCCGCCAGGCGCTACATGCCGCGTGCGACACTCTGTTCCGCGAGCAGGGTGGCAACACCTCTGAGAGCGACGCGCAAAGGCGCGCCGACGCCCTGGCCCGAATCGTGGAGACGGCGCTACATCACGGTATGAATTCCGGGACCTCGGGGGAACGCTATCAGGTCGTGATCCATGTAGATGGTGGGCAGTCGGTTCTCGAAGACGGACCGCACGTTTCAGCTGAAACGTCGGAGCGACTCACCTGTGACGCCACGCGCACATGGATACGGCATGACCAGTCCGGGACCCCTGTGGAAGTCGGCACGAGAACCCGGGCGATTTCACCGGCGCTGCGCCGAGCGCTTGAGTACCGCGACCACGGCTGCCGCTTTCCCGGTTGCGGCGTGCGCCATGGGCAGGGCCATCACATTCGACACTGGGCGCGCGGAGGGCCAACGGCTCTCGCCAATCTCGTAACACTATGCCGCCACCACCATCGCGCGGTCCACGAGGAGGGCTATCAAATCGCTCGAGAGGCGGATGGGACGCTGAGATTCTACGAGCCGGACGGCACACCCCTACTCGAGGTACCACCTCCCGTCCTGCTCGGCGAGAATCCAGTCGCGGCCATCCGGGCCCTGAACGACCAGGAAGGGGTGCGGATCGGCCCGAGGACCGGACTCTCCGAATGGCGGGGCGAGCGGTTCGATGTGGGGTGGGCGATCGATGTGCTCCACCCGAGGGCCAATCCGGCTCGCTAGCGGCCCCTATCGACGCGGCAGCATCGCCAGCCCGTCGTAGAGGTGAATCGGTCGAGCGCATGGCCTTCACCGAGTCGCCGAGGTGGAGGCTCCCGTTCTCGGAGTGGGCCTGCGTGTGGGGGTCGGCCACGCCCATCAAGATGCAGGGCGCGCCCTCGAGGAGATCGGCGAAGGGCTGCACGAAGCCGATGGTGCCGCCGCCCCATCATGGCCCATGCTCGCGGTCTCCGCGAGAGGCTACCGGCGCGGTACCGCCGCCAGCGCGTCGTACAGGTGAATCGTCGAGCGCATGGCCTTCACCCAGTCGCCCAGATGGAGGCTCTCGTTCTCGGAGTGGGCCTGGCTGTTGGGGTCGATCACGCCCATGAGGATGCAGGGCGCGCCCCTGAGGAGATCGGCGAAGGGCTGCACGAAGCCGATGGTGCCGCCCGCGCCGACCATGGCGGTCTCCTTGCCGAAGCCCGCCTTGAGGGCCGCGCGCGCCGCCTCGAAGGCCGGACCTTCGGGATCGGTGGTCCACCACGGGCTGGTGCCGGTCACGGTGGCGCGCACCTTCATCCCGAACGGGGGCTTCGCGGTGAGCTTCTTGACGATGAGCCGGCCCGCCTCGCGCGCGTCCATCCCGGGGACAGTGCGGAGCGACAGGCGTGCTTTGGCCGCCTCGATGATCTGGTTGGAGGAGCCGAGGAAGGGGCGTGCCTCCAGGGCGATCACAGTGAGGGCGGGCCGGGTCCACATCCGCTCGAGCAGCGAGTACTTCTTCTCGCCCCAGAGCCGCACACCGGGGAGCATGCCCGAGTCTCTCTTGAACTTACCCTCGGCGAGCGGAAGCTTGCGCAAGCGGGCGAGCTGCTTGGCGCTGGGCCGCGCGACCTTCTTGTAGAGGCCCGGCACGTTGAGCGCGCCGTCCTGGGTGCGCAGGTCCGCGATCATCGCGCAGAGGATCTGTACGGGGTCGGGCACGGGGCCGCTGTAGCCCGAGTGCAACGGCTGGTGCAACCCGTGCACCTCCACGTCCACCTGGCAGATGCCGCGGAGCTGATAGGTCAGCGCCGGATGTCCCACGTCGTAGTTGCCGGTGTCGGTCAGCACGATGAAATCTGCGGCCATCTTCGCCTTGTGGTGCTCGAGGAACCGGCCGAGGTTCATCGAGCCGATCTCTTCCTCGCCCTCGATGATGAACTTGACGTTCAGCGGGAGCGTCTTCGCCGCGCGGAGATAGGCGCCCACCGCGGCCACGTGGGCCATGACCCCGCCCTTGTCATCCGCGGTGCCGCGGCCGTAGAGCCGCCCGTCGCGCTCGGTGGGCTCGAAGGCCGGCGAGAGCCACTTCTCCGAGCGGCCCGGCGGCTGCACGTCGTGGTGGCCGTAGAGCAGCACGGTGGGCGCCCCCGGCCGGTGCAGCCAGTCTCCGTAGACATAGGGGTGCACGCCGGGGATCTCGAGCACCTCCACGTGCTCGACGCCGGCGTCGCGCAGCGTCTGCGCCACCGCCTGCGCGGAGCGGCGCACCTCGTCGGGAGGAAAGCCCGCGGCGGACATGCTGGGGATGCGACAGAGATCGACCAGCGTCCGCTTCCAGTGATCGAGCCGCGCGTCGAGATCGCCGAGGGCCTCGCGAACCATGCCGTTGGTGGCCATGTTCACCCCTTTACCATAGCCCGGAGCGCTGCGCCCTCCGTCTTGAGCCACTCGAAGAGAATGCCCACGTCCCAGCCCATGCAGAAGTGGCGCACGCCCATGTCGAGATAGGGCCGCGCCTGCTCCGGGCTGTCGATCTCCACCCGTGGCGCCACGCCCAGGCGCAGCGCCGTCTTGATCACGTGCCGCTCCGCCTCCTTCACGCGCGGGTGCTCCCACTGTCCAGGGATGCCGATGCTCATCGAGTAGTCGGCGGGCCCGAACTGCACCATGTCCACGCCCTTCACCGACAGCATGGCCTCCACGTTGTCCACCGCGGAGGCCTTCTCGATCATGACCGCGATCACCACGTCCTCCAGGGCCTGCACGAAGGCGGGCGAGCCCACGTCCACCACATAGCCCACGTCGCGGCGCATGCCCACGCCGTGGATGCCGCCCGTCGCCGGCGTCTCGGCCCGCACGGCGCGCACGCACTCGCGCACGTCGTCCACCGTGCGCGGATCGGCGAACAGCACGTTCTGGATGCCCGCGCCGATCGCGCGCACCGCGAGATAGGTCCGCGGCTGCTGCTCGATCTTCATCATCGCCGACATGTTTGGGAAGGTGTCGACGGCGCGGGCGAGGTTCTCGAGGGCGAAGAGGTCGTAGGGCGCGTACTCCCCCACGAACTCGACGTAGTCGAAGAGGCCGGAGTGCCCGACCAGCTCGGCCACCGCCGGCCACACCGTGTGGATGTGGGTCCCGAAGGTGGGCTGGCCGGCGCGGAGAAGCTCACGGAGTCGGTTGGGGCGCATCGTGGAGGCTCCCGTAAGATATCCGATCAGCGGGACGGACGCGCCCGGTCGAGCGCGTCCGCGAGGTAGCGCGCGAGCGCCGCCTCGGAGGTGAACTCAGGCGTGGTGTCGGGCACGCCCAGATAGTAGACGACCAGAGGAACGGGCGCGCTCGCGCCGGGCGGAGGCTCGAGTCGTAGCTCCAGCCGCGGATGCTCGGCGAAGTCGGCGCGCCGCCGGCGCACCTCCGCGATGCCTCGCAAGGCCTGCGGCGGAAGCACCTCCCGCCGCGCGCCGCCGAAGGGATCCACCGCTTCCACGCGCAGCCCGGCGAAGCGTGGGGCCGCCACGCGGATCACCACCTGCGTATCGTCCTCGCGCGCGGCACGCAGGATGGCCCAGACCATGACCACATCCGGGGTGACGAAGACGGAGTTCTCGCCGTGAAGCGCGGCGGCCGGGGCCTGCGCGCGCGCGAGCACGAGCGGCCCGGCAGCCCAGCTCAGCGAGAGCGCGAGGGCGATGGCCGCCGCGCGCCTCATTCCGTCGCCGGCAAGAGGGCCACGCGGTCGGGCGGCAGGCGGAGGCGCACGGCCTGGCCCTCGCCGAGCAGGGCGCCCGGCCCTTGATCGGGGCACGTCACCAGCAGCAACTCGTCCCCCGCCCGCACCTGGTAGTCGACCTTCTCGCCGAGGAAAGTCCGCGCGACGACGCGCCCGGGAACTTCACCGGCGGCGCCCGGGCCGTCGGGCGCGATCCCGACCGCCTCGGGCCGTATCGCCACGCGCGCGGCCTCGCCCGCCCGCGGCCCCACGTCGCCGGCAACCCGCAGACGGGCTCCCGCGACCTCCACCAGCGCGCCGCCGGCGCCCCGCTCGACCACGCGCCCGCGCAGGAAATTCACCCGGCCGATGAACTGCGCCACGAAGGCGGAGGCGGGACGGTGATAGAGGTCCTCGGCCCGTCCCTCCTGCACCACCACCCCTTGGCTCATGACCGCGATGCGGTCGGAGACCGCCATCGCCTCCTCCTGATCGTGCGTGACGTACACGGCAGTGATGGACAGCTCCTTCTGGAGGCGCCGGATCTCCTCCCGCATCTGCACCCGGAGCTTGGCGTCGAGATTCGAGAGCGGCTCGTCGAAGAGGAGCACGCGGGGACGGATCACGATGGCGCGGGCCAGCGCCACGCGCTGCTGCTCGCCGCCGGAGAGCTGATGCGGCTGCTGGGCCTCGTAGCGCGAGAGACCCACCAGGGCGAGCACCTCCCCCACCCGGCGCGTCGTCTCCGCCCGCTCCACGCCGCGGATGCGCAGGCCGTAGGCGACGTTGTCGAACACGGTGAGGTGCGGAAACAGCGCGTAGCTCTGGAACACAAAGCCGATGTCCCGCTGATTCGCCATGAGGGCGGTGACGTCGCGATCGCCGATCCAGACGCGCCCGGCGTCCGGCGCTTCGAAGCCCGCGATCATCCGGAGCGTGGTGGTCTTGCCGCAGCCCGAGGGCCCGAGCAGCGTCAGGAACTCTCCCGGGGCCACCGCCAGGCTTACCTCGCGCACCGCCCAGAGATCACCCTTCACCCGGTGGCGGAAGCGCTTGGAGAGGCCCTTGACGCGGACCATACTCAACCGCCCAGCACGCTGCCGAGGGAGGCCGAGCCGGGCGCGCTGAACGTCCGGAGCACGCGGCCGATGAGGGCGATCACCACGTACACGATGGCGACCACCAGCACGGAGAAGGCGGCGGCCGGCCCGAGCGACAGCTCCGTCATGTTCTCCAGGATGCGTACGGTGATGAGCGTCCAGTTGATCGACACCAGGAAGATCGTGGCGCTGATCGCGGTCATCGACCGGATGAACACCACGCCCAGCCCCGCGAAGAACGCCGGGACGACCAGCGGGAGTGTCACCCGGTAGAAGGTCGTGGCGCTGGAGGCGCCCAGGCCGAGCGAGGCCTCCTCGAGGCTGGGATCGATCTGCTGGAGCTGCGCCACCGTCGCGCGGATGCCGGTGGGGCTGTAGCGGAAGACATAGCAGGCCACGATGATGAGGGCCCCGCCGGTGAGCGCGATGGGCGGATCGTTGAACGCGATGAGATACGCGATGCCGACGATGGTGCCCGGCAGCGCGTAGTTCAGCATGGACACCACCTCCATCGCCGCGCGGCCGGGAAAGCGCTTCCGCGCCACCAGATAGCCCACGAGGACGCCGTAGGCGCCGCCCAGCGGCATGCTGAGCCCCGCGATGATGAGCGTGTCGCGGATGGCGCGCGCGCCCTCGGTGAAGATCACGTGGTAGTGGCGCCACGTCCACGCATGGTTGGCGCCCAGGGCCACCACCGCCGACGCGTAGAGGAGCAGCGCGTAGAAGTACGCGATCACCGCCGCCACCGCGAGGCAGGCGCCCACGAGGACGGGGCGCAGCCAGGGCGCCACCGTCTTGACCGCGGTCCGAGCCCCCGCCTTCCCCGACACCGTCACGTAGTACCGGCGGCTCACCCAGTAGCGCTGGAGGAGGTAGACCCCGAAGGCCGGCACGAGCAGCGCGAAGGACAGCACCGCGCCGCCCCGCAGGTCGAAGAGGCCGGTGATCTGCAGATACGCCTGGGTCGGGAGCACCGGGAAGGCGTTCCCCGCCAGGATGAGCGGGGTGGCGAAGTCCGCCAGCGACGCGGCGAAGAGCAGGAGGAACGCGTTGGCGAGGCCGGGGATGGCGAGCGGCACCGTCACCGTCCGGAACACCTGCGCGCGCGAGGCGCCCAGCGAGAGCGCCATGTCTTCCACGTTGGCGTCGATGGCGGCGAGCACCGGGCGGAGGGTCAGGTAGGCAATGGGGAAGTAGGTCACCGTCTCGGAGAAGAACGTCGTGGTGAGGCCGTAGACGGACACGCCCTTGATGCCGAGCAGCTGATAGGTGATGAGCCCGCGCGGGCCGAACGAGAAGATCATGGCGATCGCCGTGGTGAACGGCGGCGAGATGAGGGGCAGGAGCGTCACCGCGTCGAGCACGCCGAGCCACCCGCGCCCGAGACCGGCGCGGCTCGCGGTGAGGGCGAAGAGGAAGCCGAGGGCGGTGCCCGCGAGCCCGACCAGCATGGCGAGGAGGAGGCTATTGCCGAAGGCGCGCAGCTGATGGGGATCCGCGAGGATGGCAAGAGCGCTCCCGAGGGAGAGTCGACCGCCGTCGGTGGCCACGCGCCCCAGCAGGCTCAGGAGCGGATAGAGGACGAAGAGAGCGAGAAGGCCCCACAGGAGGAGCACCGTCACGCGGAGCGCGGGATCCCGTCCCCGCATTGCGGGCGCCCGCGCCCTCACTCCTTGGCGTTCAGGACTTCGTTGACCCAGCGCTCCACGATGCGCTTGCGGTTGGCCCCGGCGTAGGCGTCGTCGATGGGAAAGATCTTGGCGCCCTTGAGCACCTCGGCCAGGCTCGCCTCCACCGCCACGTCGGGATGGGCGGGCACGAAGTTGATCTTGTGCTTGGCGAAGAGCCCCTGCATGGCGGACGAGGTGGCCCAGTCGATGAGCTTCTTGCCCAGCTCGGGGTTCTTGGCGCCCTTGAGCAGCGCCACTGCCTCCGCGGAGGTGCCGATGCCCTCCTTGGGGAAGGAGATCGACACGTCGTAGCCCTTCGCCTTGGTGTCGAGCGCGTCCACGATGAAGAAGATGCCGGCGCCCGCCTGGCCGAGCCCCACGGGCAGCGTGCCGCCGCCGCCGCTCTTCGTGTAGACCTGCACGTTCTTCCGCAGCTTCTTCATGTAGTCGAAGGCCTTGGTCTCGTCGCGGCCGTTCACCTCGAGGACGGAGAAGATGCGCGTGACCGCAGTGCCCGAGGTCCGGGCGTCGGCCATCTGGAGCATGTTCTTGTAGGCGGGATTCAGGAGATCTTCCCAGGACGCGGGGGGCTTGAGGTTGTTCTCCTTGAGGAACTTGCTGTTGCTCATGAACACGAGGGGATCGTCGGCGATGGCCACCCACTGCCCGTCGGCCTGCTTGAAGCGCGCGGGCAGCTTGGCGAAGGACGGCGGCTTGTACGCCTCGAAGATGCCCTCCTTGATGCCGGCGGCGTGCGTCTCCACCGGGCCGCCGAAGAGCACGTCGACCCGCGGGTTGTTCTTCTCCGCGATGACGCGGGCGAGGGCCTCGCCAGAGGAGAAGCGCACGAAGTTCACCTTGATCCCGGTAGCCTTCTCGAATTCCTCGAACATCGGCCGCGCCCAGTTCTCGGGCCAGATCGAATAGGCGTTGACGGTCTGCTGGGCGGCGGCGGGCGCCGCCCACCCGAGCGCGGCAGCGAGGACCAGGACGATCATGCGCATGAGGCTCTCCCTCTCTGGGATCTAGCGATGCTCGTAGCCGGGCGAGATCTCCGACTCCATCTCGGCGGGCGATGCGGGGCGGCCGTCGAACCACATGGCCGTCTGCTCGCCGATCGGTCGGCGGCGGTTGATGCGTA
Coding sequences within it:
- a CDS encoding aldolase/citrate lyase family protein, encoding MRPNRLRELLRAGQPTFGTHIHTVWPAVAELVGHSGLFDYVEFVGEYAPYDLFALENLARAVDTFPNMSAMMKIEQQPRTYLAVRAIGAGIQNVLFADPRTVDDVRECVRAVRAETPATGGIHGVGMRRDVGYVVDVGSPAFVQALEDVVIAVMIEKASAVDNVEAMLSVKGVDMVQFGPADYSMSIGIPGQWEHPRVKEAERHVIKTALRLGVAPRVEIDSPEQARPYLDMGVRHFCMGWDVGILFEWLKTEGAALRAMVKG
- a CDS encoding ABC transporter ATP-binding protein; the encoded protein is MVRVKGLSKRFRHRVKGDLWAVREVSLAVAPGEFLTLLGPSGCGKTTTLRMIAGFEAPDAGRVWIGDRDVTALMANQRDIGFVFQSYALFPHLTVFDNVAYGLRIRGVERAETTRRVGEVLALVGLSRYEAQQPHQLSGGEQQRVALARAIVIRPRVLLFDEPLSNLDAKLRVQMREEIRRLQKELSITAVYVTHDQEEAMAVSDRIAVMSQGVVVQEGRAEDLYHRPASAFVAQFIGRVNFLRGRVVERGAGGALVEVAGARLRVAGDVGPRAGEAARVAIRPEAVGIAPDGPGAAGEVPGRVVARTFLGEKVDYQVRAGDELLLVTCPDQGPGALLGEGQAVRLRLPPDRVALLPATE
- a CDS encoding iron ABC transporter permease — translated: MTVLLLWGLLALFVLYPLLSLLGRVATDGGRLSLGSALAILADPHQLRAFGNSLLLAMLVGLAGTALGFLFALTASRAGLGRGWLGVLDAVTLLPLISPPFTTAIAMIFSFGPRGLITYQLLGIKGVSVYGLTTTFFSETVTYFPIAYLTLRPVLAAIDANVEDMALSLGASRAQVFRTVTVPLAIPGLANAFLLLFAASLADFATPLILAGNAFPVLPTQAYLQITGLFDLRGGAVLSFALLVPAFGVYLLQRYWVSRRYYVTVSGKAGARTAVKTVAPWLRPVLVGACLAVAAVIAYFYALLLYASAVVALGANHAWTWRHYHVIFTEGARAIRDTLIIAGLSMPLGGAYGVLVGYLVARKRFPGRAAMEVVSMLNYALPGTIVGIAYLIAFNDPPIALTGGALIIVACYVFRYSPTGIRATVAQLQQIDPSLEEASLGLGASSATTFYRVTLPLVVPAFFAGLGVVFIRSMTAISATIFLVSINWTLITVRILENMTELSLGPAAAFSVLVVAIVYVVIALIGRVLRTFSAPGSASLGSVLGG
- a CDS encoding ABC transporter substrate-binding protein, with the translated sequence MRMIVLVLAAALGWAAPAAAQQTVNAYSIWPENWARPMFEEFEKATGIKVNFVRFSSGEALARVIAEKNNPRVDVLFGGPVETHAAGIKEGIFEAYKPPSFAKLPARFKQADGQWVAIADDPLVFMSNSKFLKENNLKPPASWEDLLNPAYKNMLQMADARTSGTAVTRIFSVLEVNGRDETKAFDYMKKLRKNVQVYTKSGGGGTLPVGLGQAGAGIFFIVDALDTKAKGYDVSISFPKEGIGTSAEAVALLKGAKNPELGKKLIDWATSSAMQGLFAKHKINFVPAHPDVAVEASLAEVLKGAKIFPIDDAYAGANRKRIVERWVNEVLNAKE